A region of the Alligator mississippiensis isolate rAllMis1 chromosome 5, rAllMis1, whole genome shotgun sequence genome:
gagaggctttcACAGTGAGGAGCCAGGCATCCAGGCCCCCAGCGCCCTGTGTCAGGCCACTagcccccatgcccctgccacagtggagatagaacccaggtgtcttgtttccctccccctccccccctcagtccccccaaagcacacaaacacacatgcatgcatgcagacacatgtatacgcacacacacatacacgcacattaATCCACTAAACTCTACATCCTTGCCACAGCTGAGCTAGAACCTAGGTGtccaggctccccccacccagccactaAACCTCACTCCCCTGCTAAAACTGAGATACAACCTAGGCATCTGGCCTTCCAGCCCCTtcagccccccatgccctttaCTCTGACCCACTAGAAATCAATCGCCTCTTGGcactgggagagaacccaggtgtcccagctcccAACTACATCTTCTCCCGATGCTAAGTCACAGCACACACAAAATATGGCCTCACAACAGGTGCTCTCATCCCTGCTCCTACATAGCTACACAATGCAACACAGTGCCCTTGCACCTCCAGGGCTGCCCAGCAGCCCAGCCTCACACCCACACAGGAGGCTACACAACTTTGCTCCCCATTACATAACCACACAACCAGCACCTCCCACAGGGCAGCCAGAACCCAGGTGTATGGGCACCTAGTGCCCCTGAGCATACACAGCTAcagctcccccccaacacacatacacatccacaGAACTCTGAACCATAATCCAGCTTCGCTGCCCCCAATAGCTACACACAGCCTCACATACACAGCTACAcaactgccctgtcctgccacatACACACAGCTATACAACCGCATAGCACTTCTCTGCCATATGCATGTAGGTAGACAAACACACAGGCCTGCggtgtgacacacacacacacacatctgcataacaactctgctctgcactgcctcaTATACACAGCTGCacaactgccctgccctgccacacacacacacatacacaattacattgtcacacacacacatagctaCCCAACCACACTGCCCTGCTAAACACACAACTACACAACTGTGCTGCCTTGCACTACCACTCAACTGCCCTatcctgccatgcacacacaGCTACACAATGTACTGCCTGGCCTACCCCACCCAGACAGCTAGACAACTGCACTGCTCAGCACTgttacacgcgcacacacacacacacacacacacacacagttgcacaGCCACACATCACTTCCCTGCTGTCCACACACAGCTACACAACTgtacagccctgcactgccccacatgcatgcactgcCTGGACTGCCCTGCTACACACACAATTACACAACtgtgctgccctgtcctgccatacacacacatccctacacaaatgcagtgccctgctgtaccccccacacacaaccacacaactgccctgtcctgccatCCACACATAGAGCTACATAACCATactgccctaccctgcccccacacagctACACAACTGCATAGCCCTGCAGTATCACACACAGCTATAACACTTAAttaccctgccccccgccccccatacaCGCAGCTACATAACTGCCCGGCACTTTCCTGCATTGTCTTTCACACACAACtacactgccctgccacatgcagaCACAGCTACACAACTACCCTGCACTGtcacacggacacacacacactaacagcTACACAACAGCACTGCCCTGCAACCACAAAGCTGCTCATGCCTGAAGGACATAGCTGCACAATTATGTGTCCCTGCGCAATTCCCACACGCAGCCTGGCCCCCACCTTGAGCTACACAACTGCACAGCCCTGGACCCGCAAAGGGTAACGCAGCTACACCACTGCATTGCTGCGCACCCCCACGGCTGCACAACCCATGAAACGCTGCACCCTGGCACCGCGTTACACCTGTACAACAGGCCCTGCAGGCGCACAAGCACACACTGCTACACAAACCCATGGGCATAGTGCCCTGTGCTACACAACCCTCCTCCCTACACAACCACCACAGCTTGCACAAtccccaccttcccaccccaAGCACTGACATGTCCAGGTCTGTGGGTGATGGGAATAACATAACATTGCACAGCCTCCCATAGCAACATCTggccggtgcccctcacttctgacctgcagccccccatcccctcagtcctgccagtgcccctcactcctgccccacagctgcctttgccctcccccagtgcccctcactcctgccccacagcctctcTCCTATCACTGGGGCTCTGAGGCATCAGCTGGTGGattcctgccctgggcccagctccccctccccccaccagggctCAGTGGGGGATGAGGGACCACCCCATGTACCCCCAGGGTCAGGCTGTCCTGTGGGGCTCTGGAAACTCCCCTTTCCCCATCACAGCAGGACTAGTGGGTCCTGCTGAGGTCCCAAATCTGCCTAATCTAGTGGGTTAGAGCAAGGGACTGggggccaggatgcctgggttctttcccagCTCTGGAAAGGGagtggggtcagtgggttggggaggggaagctgggagccaggactcctgtgTTCCCTCTCAACtctggggaaggatgggggtgtgaggggtgtggtatcaggactcctgggttcttccaGGCTCTTTTGAGGTCTCAGAATGATTCTCTCCACTGGCTTCCCCCCACgtaggtggggagaagggggctgagCTATGGGGAGGGACACTCTGGTGGTCTGAGATTTCCAGGGCGTGAAGGCACCATGGGCACAACAGaaccccaggctgtgggggtggcGGGGTTCAGATGCCCAGGGCTGGTGGAAGGTGGGGAGCCTCATGAAGCTAAGTGAGGTGAGAGCCTTGGGGCTGAGAGTCTGGGTTGgcagctgctcagggcaggagAAGGCTGGTCAGAGCCtcttggctgggctgggagctctgTACTGTGTtgatggagctgagcagggtggtTGGGTTGGGGTCTCACAGTGGGGCTGGCAACAGACTGAGACCCACTGGCTGGCTCGGGGCATGGAGTAGGTGCactaggggctgggggaggaggtgggggcccTACCTGCCCGGTTGATTTCGATGATCTCCTCCTGGGCCAGGGGGCAAGCATCACCCTGGGTGCTACGATGGGGGCTGGGGGCGGCATCAGGCTTGCAGTAgttgggggagccaggctggggggcacgtGGGATATGTTTGTTCTTCTTCTTTGGTAGCTTCTGCTTGGCCATGGCAAGGGAGTAGTACATGCCAAAGTTGTTGACAATCACAGGCACGGGCATGGCAATAGTGAGCACCCCAGCCAGGGCACACAGTGCCCCAACCAGCATTCCCGACCATGTCATGGGGTACATGTCGCCATAGCCCAGTGTGGTCATGGTGACCACGGCCCACCAGAAACCGATGGGGATGTTTTTGAAGTAGGTGTGCTTGCTGCCCGTGATGTCGTCAGGGTCGGCTCCAATGCGTTCAGCATAGTAGATCATGGTGGCAAAGATGAGGACCCCCAAGGCCAGGAAGATGATGAGAAGCAGGAACTCATTGGTGCTGGCCCGCAGCGTGTGGCCCAGCACCCGGAGACCCACGAAGTGGCGGGTCAGCTTGAAGATGCGGAGAATACGGACAAAACGCACAACGCGGAGGAAACCCAGAACATCCTTGGCTGCTTTGGAGGACAGGCCACTGAGCCCTACCTCCAGGTAGAAGGGCAGGATGGCCACAAAGTCAATGATGTTGAGGCTGCTCTTGACAAACTCTAGCTTGTCTGGGCAGAAGCTAATTCTCATGAGGAACTCAAAGGTGAACCACACCACGCACATGCCCTCCACGTAGGTGAGGAAGGGCTCTGTCTCCACCTCCACGTCGACCTGTGTGTCTGTCCCGTTAGCCAACACAACCGTCTCCGTCTTGTTGATGATGCGGTTGAAGGCCTCGTGGGTCTCCAGGCAGAACGTGGTGATGGAGATGAGGATGAAGAAGAGCGAGGCAAAGGCC
Encoded here:
- the KCNC3 gene encoding potassium voltage-gated channel subfamily C member 3 isoform X2, whose product is MLSSVCVSSFRGRKSASQAPSKSCPGGAMGRQEDAERIVINVGGVRHETYRSTLQTLPGTRLAWLAEPDACSNFDYDPKADEFFFDRHPGVFAYVLNYYRTGKLHCPADVCGPLFEEELAFWGIDETDVEACCWMNYRQHRDAEEALDSFETPDGASGNGGGGDDDEAADLKRLCLQEDGRKLGWWRRWQPKVWALFEDPYSSKMARYVAFASLFFILISITTFCLETHEAFNRIINKTETVVLANGTDTQVDVEVETEPFLTYVEGMCVVWFTFEFLMRISFCPDKLEFVKSSLNIIDFVAILPFYLEVGLSGLSSKAAKDVLGFLRVVRFVRILRIFKLTRHFVGLRVLGHTLRASTNEFLLLIIFLALGVLIFATMIYYAERIGADPDDITGSKHTYFKNIPIGFWWAVVTMTTLGYGDMYPMTWSGMLVGALCALAGVLTIAMPVPVIVNNFGMYYSLAMAKQKLPKKKNKHIPRAPQPGSPNYCKPDAAPSPHRSTQGDACPLAQEEIIEINRADSKQNGDAANAALANEDCPTIDQALSPEEKSPVTPGARERYNRDRACFLLSAAEYGPAPDGHIRKGFTQCPP